A portion of the Blastochloris tepida genome contains these proteins:
- a CDS encoding phage tail tape measure protein: MSTLDVALRLRLINLLNGPSAAAKKELQGITDAAKRLNGVRSDRLARDLARTKGEAAGSERAIQRLGQSARRLETVRLDRLANDLKRVSGAAREASGAIEKLKTRTPAGGHGKASGGDSAFLFPGLPLGPLAGAVSGYTAGRAVQRTFKDFAELDRRMTRLGNTAEATKDQTAAATAEVRAIAKEYGMPVEGVLVGLEALVAQGNSLSESLIKVRSASLAAHASGAAVDDMANSVNALNKHLGITNELMPDALDISAKGGKLGQFELKDMAHYLPSMAPAAAPIVGKGLEGLRRLIAALQTVRAGTGDSAEAATALNNLLAKMESKETIKNFKDFGIDLPKALAKARKEGKDLLEVFTDLAEKALKGDMSKITQLIGDWEFQKAVRALIGQRAEYRRFFAELANSQGTVARDAASVSSDAQSSIDRLSNAWNAASVAIGKFTAESTPAIAALEGLGHMLDLWRGDPEALRKEQQRAGSPKPFDEFVARTRADRHRRDRDEEIRKIEEGLAAGSYSTAKPGPNWPSPREHAEKYLEKLRLEREADEATRQAALERLDMIDLMAGFQPGTGPAADARRSMQGVTEAIRTEGEKAVSWAEEYAQRIRQMFDFTATPTISPRFAPAGNGAPGTSSGGSAAPGSVVPSTSAPTWQPTPPRRQSAAPRPVRVVINVNGGSDSKATAREVARQFARLGNSHGALFDTV; this comes from the coding sequence ATGAGCACGCTCGACGTCGCGCTGCGGCTGCGCTTGATCAACCTGCTCAACGGCCCATCGGCCGCGGCGAAGAAGGAGCTTCAGGGCATCACCGATGCCGCGAAGCGGCTCAACGGCGTGCGGTCCGACAGGCTCGCCCGGGATTTGGCCAGGACCAAAGGCGAGGCGGCCGGCAGCGAGCGCGCGATCCAGCGCCTCGGGCAGAGCGCCCGGCGGCTGGAGACCGTGCGGCTTGACCGCCTGGCCAACGACCTCAAGCGGGTATCCGGCGCGGCGCGGGAGGCCTCCGGAGCCATCGAGAAGCTGAAGACCCGCACACCGGCTGGCGGTCACGGCAAAGCAAGCGGCGGCGACAGCGCCTTTCTGTTTCCGGGCCTTCCGCTTGGCCCGCTTGCCGGCGCGGTGAGCGGCTACACCGCCGGCCGGGCGGTCCAGCGGACGTTCAAGGATTTCGCCGAGCTGGACCGGCGGATGACGCGCCTCGGCAACACGGCTGAGGCGACGAAAGATCAGACTGCGGCGGCCACGGCTGAGGTGCGAGCCATTGCCAAGGAGTACGGCATGCCCGTCGAGGGCGTGTTGGTTGGCCTGGAGGCTCTGGTTGCCCAAGGCAATTCGCTGTCCGAATCGCTGATCAAGGTGAGGTCGGCGTCTCTCGCGGCGCACGCCTCGGGCGCGGCCGTGGATGACATGGCCAACAGTGTGAATGCGCTGAACAAGCATCTCGGCATCACCAACGAGTTGATGCCGGACGCTCTCGACATCTCGGCCAAGGGGGGCAAGCTCGGGCAGTTCGAGCTGAAGGACATGGCGCACTACTTGCCGAGCATGGCGCCGGCTGCGGCGCCCATCGTTGGCAAGGGGTTGGAGGGGCTGCGCCGGCTGATCGCGGCCTTGCAGACCGTCCGGGCGGGAACGGGTGACTCCGCAGAGGCCGCCACGGCGCTGAACAACTTGCTTGCCAAGATGGAGAGCAAAGAGACCATCAAGAACTTCAAGGACTTCGGGATTGATCTGCCCAAGGCGTTGGCCAAGGCACGCAAGGAAGGCAAGGACCTTCTGGAAGTGTTCACCGATCTGGCCGAAAAGGCGCTGAAAGGCGACATGTCGAAGATCACGCAGCTGATCGGCGACTGGGAATTCCAAAAGGCTGTGCGGGCGTTGATCGGCCAGCGCGCGGAATACCGGCGGTTTTTTGCGGAGCTGGCCAATTCCCAAGGGACCGTGGCTCGCGACGCGGCTTCGGTGTCGAGTGACGCCCAATCCTCGATCGACCGTCTGTCCAACGCCTGGAATGCGGCGAGCGTCGCAATCGGCAAGTTCACCGCGGAGTCGACGCCGGCCATCGCCGCCCTGGAAGGGCTCGGCCACATGCTCGATCTGTGGCGCGGAGACCCCGAGGCGCTCCGGAAGGAACAGCAGCGCGCCGGCAGCCCGAAGCCGTTCGACGAATTCGTGGCCAGGACGCGCGCCGATCGCCACCGCCGCGATCGGGACGAGGAGATCAGGAAGATCGAAGAAGGTCTCGCGGCGGGCAGCTACTCAACGGCGAAACCCGGCCCGAATTGGCCGAGCCCGCGCGAGCACGCCGAGAAGTATCTGGAGAAGCTGCGCCTCGAACGCGAGGCCGATGAAGCGACCCGACAAGCCGCGCTTGAGCGGCTGGATATGATCGACCTGATGGCCGGCTTTCAACCCGGCACCGGCCCGGCCGCCGACGCCCGGCGCAGCATGCAGGGAGTGACCGAGGCGATCCGCACCGAGGGCGAGAAGGCGGTGTCGTGGGCGGAGGAATACGCCCAGCGCATCCGGCAGATGTTCGACTTCACCGCCACGCCGACCATCTCGCCGCGGTTCGCGCCGGCCGGCAATGGCGCGCCGGGAACGTCCTCAGGTGGCTCGGCCGCGCCCGGCTCGGTCGTGCCGTCGACCTCGGCGCCGACGTGGCAGCCGACACCGCCGCGCCGGCAATCAGCCGCGCCACGGCCGGTCCGCGTCGTCATCAACGTCAATG
- a CDS encoding regulatory protein GemA produces MTPKQIALIKVAKRQLGLTDDQYRALLLWAGGVESAKDLDAAGFERVMGYLTRLGFKSDWSKRTFGNRPGMASPKQVDLIRDLWRDYSGADDDAALGRWLERSYGVSSLRFLDAPAAQKAITGLRAMTRRKVARTA; encoded by the coding sequence ATGACCCCCAAGCAGATCGCGCTCATCAAGGTTGCCAAGCGGCAGCTCGGGCTCACGGATGACCAGTACCGCGCGCTCTTGCTGTGGGCGGGTGGCGTCGAGAGCGCGAAGGATCTGGATGCCGCCGGGTTCGAGCGCGTGATGGGATACCTCACGCGCCTCGGCTTCAAGTCGGACTGGAGCAAGCGCACCTTCGGCAACCGCCCCGGTATGGCCTCGCCGAAACAGGTCGACCTGATCCGCGATCTGTGGCGGGACTATTCGGGGGCGGACGATGATGCCGCCCTCGGCAGGTGGCTGGAGCGTTCCTACGGGGTGTCGTCGCTGCGGTTCCTGGACGCCCCGGCCGCGCAAAAGGCGATCACCGGCCTTCGGGCGATGACCCGCCGCAAGGTCGCGCGGACGGCATAG
- a CDS encoding ATP-binding protein — MTSDIPFIETSVYRIIESVADRALRLQKPALITGAPGVGKTRALQELADRRGMVGAWRPAVTIIEVSSTLGQTARGLITAVANALGHQWYRSADDTLRDICISDDEMLILDEAQNIKANLLRQLLTLNDSQGLTMMFCGNDRMLKYVHSADSALEQAGSRFYLAENILGISAEDADRITNYFNVEDKSVYMKMRDIGAVRHARGVVKVLRIAQDIAGARQPIRLSHVDDAIDQIPQLVRAVSLRRPGVSKRVPSTP, encoded by the coding sequence ATGACCTCCGACATCCCATTCATCGAGACGTCCGTCTACCGCATCATCGAGTCGGTGGCAGATCGCGCGCTGCGGCTGCAAAAGCCGGCATTGATCACGGGCGCGCCCGGCGTCGGCAAGACGCGCGCGCTGCAGGAACTCGCCGATCGACGCGGGATGGTTGGCGCGTGGCGGCCTGCCGTCACCATCATTGAGGTCAGCAGCACGCTTGGCCAGACGGCGCGCGGGCTGATCACCGCGGTTGCGAATGCTCTTGGGCACCAATGGTACCGTTCTGCTGACGACACGCTGCGCGACATATGCATCAGCGACGATGAAATGCTGATCTTAGACGAGGCGCAGAACATAAAGGCCAACTTGTTGCGCCAGCTACTTACGCTGAATGACAGTCAAGGGCTTACTATGATGTTCTGTGGCAATGACCGAATGCTAAAGTATGTTCATTCAGCTGATAGTGCGTTGGAGCAAGCTGGAAGTCGGTTTTATTTGGCAGAGAACATTCTTGGCATCAGCGCAGAGGATGCCGACAGAATTACGAACTACTTCAATGTTGAGGACAAGTCCGTCTACATGAAGATGCGCGACATTGGCGCGGTTCGGCATGCCCGCGGTGTGGTGAAGGTGCTGCGGATCGCGCAGGACATTGCCGGCGCCCGCCAGCCAATCCGCCTGTCCCATGTCGACGATGCCATCGACCAGATTCCACAACTTGTGCGGGCCGTGTCTTTGCGCCGGCCCGGTGTGTCCAAGCGTGTTCCCTCCACCCCGTAG